AATTATATGATCATGTGGTTTATAAAAGGCTTAAGCATAAACTGATGGCTTTAAATGATAAAACcatgacttactaaaaatgctaatcgcagtaaaccgtgtcagcctttttgagcttcatagcCCCATGTTATATTGCTAAGTACGACAtttacttacacttgctttacttttcatccccttggaaaaatcctggatgggtaccagattgctagagtctggaggagttaggcttgtgatcaactaatcagttgtccctgtggagtggagtcttcacccgaagatcggagttgtctatcCGCTGCTTgtatctaaggttatatctttATATTAagtacgttatgtatttaagtattgtcttttgatattacctctaTTTGTGGGCATATGTgggatttgactttctgggctcacatatagtgtgtatctagttttgttcttaaaaccgggtgctacactatTGGTAAATGTTATTCTAGCACCAAAGAATAATTTCACTTTCAGCATTTATCACGGGACATGTCCTTTTCTGTTTGCTAGTATGAAAATATATGTGGGAAAGAAAAAAGAATAACCATTCGAAGTACTTAATAATACATTAAGAAGCTGAGCATCGAGGTGGGCACAATTAGGCACAAAAAAGGGTTCTGATAGCAAGATAATATAAATTTAGGATCAATAACATAATCATAAGTTGGAAGCATAGCAATTGGTGTCAAAAAAACCTATATTCAGCTCTGATGGTACAAAAATCACATTGAATTTTAACCATGGCAGCAAAGAGAAAAAAGATAGTCTAGTACAAAGACTTGAAAACCAACATAATACACATTTAGTTCGGCCATTCTAGTAAGGTACAATGATGCTCTAACTGAAATTGTCTAATGGCAAAGAAAGAGATAATGTAGAACATCTAGTTAACAATTACAACTAGTTTTCCTGATGTGATTTGTCACAGTAAAGAGCAGGAAGAGAACTTTGTAATATCCACCCTCAGCAGCAGAGACAAAGCTCATACAGTGTTTACAGTATCAGCAAGGGACCGCAATATACAGCCTAGGCTTGCCTTCTCAGTTAGTTTCTCGGCCTGAGCAGAGAGGCCGCAACACACCGCCTCTCTGCTCAGGCTCTTCTTCCACGACTGCTTTGTTCTAAGTACTAGCTAGAATCCTCACACTATCGTCAAGTTCTTATAACAACTAACAACACACCACCTCTGCATGCTATGCTGCACAATTCAATTTAAACTGGAACGACAGTTGCTTTCGCACGTATGAAGCCGCTGTGTATCGATGGCACATAAAAGTTCCCATGGTAATCACAAAAGGAAATGAAAAAAGAAAACTTGCAAATTATTGCCATTATAAGAATGTTTTGCCGCATAGTGGGTTGCCATTCTAATTTTTTTAGTTACTATCTACTAATAGCTATTGCAGATACAGAGACTTTAGGCTTGTGAGATTAGTAGTTTAGATAAACTTATAGCACTGCGGTTGACACTTAATCCACTGTCTGTTTCTTTTTTATGGAACTTAGACATTCAGATCAATGGCTTCCTGCATGTATCTGATGACCTACTTttgcatatatatttttttggcaGCAGCACTCATATCACTAACTTGTCCTCTCCTCTATGTTTGGCACCAACAGCTGCTCTATTTGTTTTGGCAAGCAGCTGCTGCTCTATTTTTtttggcagcagcagctgctgtttttttttctgcttcctctcctctcctcttttgCCTTTGATGAAACTGTCTATCTCCATATATTATTTGGAATGAACAGATGATCAAGTTCTCGTGAGGAACTGGGCATCtttaccagccgcctctacctTACCTTCATGCACTTctttgttatgatgccttgatgcttcaagatcatgatcaaatgatgattgacatatttCTGAGGCCTTTAGAACTACTATTACtcgttttgtgatctatttcTATTTTATCGGATTAATTTATTGCTCGATGATACAAAAGGGTGTGGTGAGACAACATGACAGTCAatgattttttgaaatttgaaccGGACCCTAAGCTTCTCTTAGGCCATATGCTTATGGAGAAAAGTCGTCTCGAATGGAGTGCCATTGGAGATGAGCCTCCCCCAGGAGCATATGGCCTTGTAGTGCCATTGgggttttcttttgttttctgtttgttTTCTCCTCACCTATTAATGACTGTCATGTTAGTCTATGATCAGTAATCACCATCGGGGTATTGGATGGTTGTATAGTGCAGCAACCCACTAATTTGAGAGCAAATATCGAAGATTTTAAAAAATGCTGACGACCGATAGAAGGGCTTATTCaagccttctagagagagggacgagcttacccTTGCCTTagaaaaccctgagtacacaggCTGCgtcagggggctagggaaaagagtGATCTGGAAGGAGACATGGGAAGGGGACAGAGacatgtataagaaacatggcagagaccgagaggctaatcttgagctccaagtgaaggttctagttgtgaaggcgctggaggagcaaggactgtctatggagccacgaacAATAGCGGCGCTGACACAACTGGCATTAGTGGCCAGCCCTCTAGAGATTcccagcagccaaggttccattgCAGCcataacccccgtcgatcgcatacgggaaccaacttgttgcaccTTGGTCGTACTCATGGGCAGGCAATCCAATATGATTGAAGTGGCAATGGCTGAGGCACATCCTCCTGGCGGCTTGTATCATACTTGACTGATCCCGACGGACTATACCAGGGTCGAGGTGCAAACCGTGAAGCCCGAATACAGCCAGTGGAGGATAGACAACCCAACTCCTGAGGGACTATTGTTACTCGGAGAAGTAATGAACAATATCGTCCTCTGGCACAAGCGGGACATCATGTTGACTACTCGCACGCCGTCTGTGCAGACATCGTTACTTTTGGAGGGAGTTGATGAGGAGGGGGAGATCCAGACACTGCCTCGTGACCACCACATgcctgagatgccacagtcttcgccACCTCCTAGCGAGCACTTGCATGAGATTTCACGGTCTTcgccgcctcctagcgagcacttTCCTGAGATGCCACGGCCTTcgccgcctcctagcgagcacttTCCTGAGATGCCACGGCCTTCGCCTCCTCATCAACTCCCTCCAAAAGTAACGATGTCTGCACAGACGGCGTGCGAGTAGTCAACATGATGTGTTAAGTGCTCGCTGGACTCCTACTGATTTCAACTGCTAGATCTAAACAACCGATTAATACACCTTCTATTTACTGCTATCTATACAAAAAGCAATACTCATCTCAACTACCAGATCTAATCATGGATCTCTAGAAGTGATGCACGTCTATCTGCAACAGAAGTAGGGAGAGATGGCAATTTGAGAGAGATGGAAGAGTGGGGAACATAACCACGACATCATACCTGGGACAAGACAGTGCAACAGCCACCGACATTGAAGTAGCTCTCGTGCTTCTCATGTCCTCCTGCctttctccccttctcctccgtGCAAGGAACTTGGACTAGAGAAAGAACTGGATCTAGGGTAGGGTTACGAGAGAAATTATGCTTTGTTTTTGGGGAGAAAGAGAGGAAGGGGGAGAGAAAGAGGGGCGGGGAGCTGAGAGAGCCAGAgagctcaccggcgacgagttgTTGCGGCCGTCGGCGTGCGGGAGGAAGAACGCCACGGGGAGAGGGAGGCGTGCGTGAGTCGTGGCCTCACGGCCGGCCGTGCACAGGCTCTCGCAAACACTAGCCGCCTGTGGAACAGTGGCGGTTGGGGCACGGAGGCGGCCCGGGGGACGTAGGCGGTTATGGGAGAATGGCGGAGATCAGAGAAGGTGGAGGTAGGGCACAAAGCTGGCGTCAACAGAGAAAAATTGAGTTTTTTATGTAAACATTATATAACATAAATAAGTTACCATGCACAATTGTAGAATTTTCTGACAAAATTTAGAATTATTGCAATTATTTTATGGTAATTTAGGAATATAAGGATGAATTATCCCTAGCAAACAAATGTTTTCCCCAAAAAACTATGGGATATGGGATAGAGTGAAatgtatatgcataaatatattttttttattttttttgaaaatatatttgaagCACGCATAGTTCCATTTGGAATTTGTTTCGGTAAGTACGCAGAAATTCATTTAAATGATAGAAAATATCAAATAGGTTCTAAAGATTTTAAACAACaattttgaaaatttaaattttaaaattagaGAACTTCGAACATCATTTTGATCAGGTaagtgatttcaaatgaaaaagtcgtcAACTCACATATATAAATAGTCtcacacacgtacataaatagtctcacacacatacatatatatatatatatatatagtcccaCAAATACACACACTTATATAAAACATACTACATCTTGAACAACTTTTCCCTTTGACATcttttcattcccatggcaatatgtctttgggttgGTTCTTTTCCACAGCACTCATCTTTTTAGGAAAGTGCGTGAGATGAGTAAAAAACACATCCAATTTTGTTGAAAAGTAAAATGCAAAGGCGTCCCACGTATGTATACAGATCGCACGTTATATGGACGACTGAGAAGAACATCAACGTACACACCGAATATATAGACGTAGCTTGACACAACATGCAACACAAGGTATAGGTAGATGATTTGGGGCGGCCGGGCGGGCACGTGCGGATGCATTTTTTTCCCATCACTAATTAACGTGACATTCCCTGGTTGACTTGGGGCGGGACGGTTGCCTTTCTGCCGTCCCATCCTGCATAAATTAACACACGAGTCACACTGGAGACCGGCCGTGGATACAATACATACATATACACCTTGAAGTCAGGGATACAAATCGGTTTATTTGTGAACCCGTAAAGGAactcgaaaaaaaaaactaagccTATTTATATTATATATCTGTATGTATTACGTACCGTTGGCCATGTCGAAGCCGCGGGCCTTGAGCTCACGGTACTCCTGGCAGAGCGCCAAGGGCCGGCAGCACCAGTGGACGCAGCAGTCCCCGCAGGGCTCCTCCGGGAGCCCGTACTGCGACCGCAGCTTGGAGCGGAAGGTGTAGGTGTAGAGGCAACCTAGCCCCGTCGCCGCATCAATCAGAATGTACAGCGCCGCGGCCAAGCAGCACGCTTGGGTTTGTTATTGGGTTCGTCGTCCGCCGCCGCCGGATCGGACCGAGAGTCAGTTAGTATGTACGTACCGcgagtgtgtgtatatatattgaTGGAGAAACTTACAGGTTTCTCCCATGTCGACGATTTCAGCGATCCTCCCCACGGTGACGCATGGGCAGCACAACGTCAGGAAGCCTGCAGCACGGGCATGACGACTAAGGTCGTGCGAAGCTCACAGACAATGTATTATATGCAAGACTAATTTGCTTACAGCCTCCGACGTCGGCAAAGCAGGCGCAGAGGCCGGAGGACCAGGCGCCCACCCGCGAGTTCCCCTGCACGCCCATGGGGTTGTTGGTGCTGTCCATGGCGAACCACCGACCTCAACTCGATCCGCGTCTGGGAGGGATGCTGCAGTGTGATTCTGAGCCAACAAGGGCGCGGTCCGGGTGTACATTTAAGCAAACGTCGGACAGGCACAGCTAGCTAGCACTGGCCCCAGCCACCAGGTAAGACGAGTCCACTCCAGCCAGTGTCACACGGCTTGTTGCTGGaattaaagatatgaaggcacgccgaATCGGCGGCCTTCTAGGATGTCCACGTCAGTTTTTTTTGTTTAGTGCGTTAGATCGAAATTCCACGGCTCAGATAAGACGCGTCTCAACCGGCCAGGTGAAGCAGGTGGCCGCATCAAATGAAGTAGGTGACGATGGATTGTCGGCATGCATGGCCGGTGCCTAACACGTACATGCATGGCCGGTGCCTAACACGAACATACTGCTGGGGCCGTCCTCGCTTTGCCCGCATGCATCACTTGTCGATTTGTGTGCACCCTGGCCCCATCCCGTCCTCGTTTCTGGTTCTCATCCCATATAcccatccccatctccatttCTCAGCCGCCTGCGCGGGTGGCAGAGCTCGGCGCGACACGCGCTCCCAAATCCAAACGAGAAAAGGCTCCGCGTCTGCCTGCGCCTCGCTGCGGTTTCCCCGAATCCTCTGGcctcccgccgccgccatggacgacgaccacgaccacgaccaggACCCCGACGCGTCGCCATCGCCGGCCGCCGGGGAGCGGTGCCCGTGCTGCTGCTCATCCTCCTCGTCGGCCGTGCCGTGGCGGCGGTCCGTGAAGCGAAAGCTGGGtacggagaaggggaaggagagcggGGAGGCGGGGGACGACCAGGCGGGCCCCGTGGAGCGTGTCGAGGCGGAGGGCGAGTGCGCGGCGCTGCGGGAGGCGGTGGCATCGGCGCAGTCCGCGGCGTCGGCGCTGCGGGCCGAGGTCGAGGAGGAGCGCCTAGCCGTGGCCAGCGCCGCCAGCGAGGCCATGGCCATGATGCTCCGCCTGCAGCGCGAGAAGGCCGAGGTCCAGATGGAGCTCGGCCAGTTCCGCCGCTTCGCCGACGAGAAGATGGCGCTCGACGCCGCCGACATCGACCAACTCCGCGCTTTGCTCGCGCAGCGCGCGCCGCCTGGTGCGCCTCCGCGTGAGGCTTCGCAAGTACAGGCTGCAGTTCCTCCACCTCGGCATCCCGCTtcccgagggcgagggcgaggaccTCGTCGCGCAGAGCGCCGCCGTGGAGGAAGAGGACCTCCTCCTGCTCGAGGGCGAGGATGGCTATGTCGATGGCGATGGCGGGTACTACCCTGAGCTCCGCTGCAACGACGGGGAGTACTACTACGAGGACGGGCAGGAGGAAGAGGATACGGTTGCCCAGCGTTTTTCAGCCACCGAACGGGGCCACTGTCGGCGCTGCCGGTGGTGGTGGCTCGGTCGGAGAACTACGGCGTGGCGTCGGCGGCGAGCATGTCCCGGTACGTCTTCCTGATGGCCCATAGCGCCCTGCAGCAGTCGCTCATGGCAGGCCTGTCCTGTCGGACGGGGGCCATGCACTGGAACGCGAGCTCCAGCACCATCTCCAGCGTGCGTTCCACGGTGAGCGTGCGGGCGAGGTGCGGGTCCAGCACAGCGGCAGAGGCGCCGCCGATGAACCTGCCCATGGCCCAGCGCGCGTTCCACGGCGGGCGTGCGGGCGAGGTGCGGGTCCAGCACATCGGCGGAGGCGCCGCCGATGAACCTGCCCATGGCCCAGCGCACGGTGAGGCGCTCCTTCATCTCGCACTTGGTCTCGATGGGGCGGCGCGCCAAGGCGAGCTTCACGAGGAGCACACCGAAGGAGTAGACGTCGCTGCGGTCCGTGAGCTGGCACATCTTGAGGTACTCCAGGTCCAGGTACCCCGCCATGCCCTTCACCTGGGTGGTGACGTACGTGGACACCCTGAGAGGCCACGGTGCACAACGCCGCGCTGCTCTACTCGGGCTCCTGGGACCGCACGCTCAAGGTCTGGCGCATCGCTGACCTCAAGTGCCTCGAGTACATCCACGCCCATGACGACCCCATCGATGGCCACCGAAGAGATCCGACCGCCACCGAAGCACACAAGCAGCGTCGCCAGGGAGTGAGGGCACACCACTGAATCTCGGGAGCAGAGGCGATGGCGAGGTTGGACCCGTACGAGAACAACGGCGGCACGCCGTCGTCGCCGCCGACACCCGCCTCTCCGTCGGTTACAACATCCTCTCCCGTGACCACTCCAAGATCACCCAGCTGTATGTTTTTGAGCCTCTCTCTTGCCGTCCGTCCCATGTATGTATTGTTGATTTCAGAGTCCATACAGACTTGGGTCGAATTCGGTAGCTCTGAATTGAGATCCCACTCCCCGGCTTTGGGATCGGTTAGTGCTGTAGGGCCTCGCGTGTGCTTCCAACTATGATTTGTGCCTCCTCTGCCACTGTTTCATTATGGCTGGAAATCAGTTATTCTATTCTGAAATTTAGTGTTCAGTATTCAGTTCGTTGAGAATTTGCAACACTTTAGGCTAAACTTCACTGCTACTAGTCTGGTCACAATTTCGAGTGCCTCTGGATATGTTAATGGTCTTCGAAAATATTTAACCACAGCTTTGAATTTAATAAGTTGTCAAAATTACCATTAGTCGAATTGCATGTGTTCTAAAGACGGAGCTTATAGTGGTGCTATCATGACCTATAGTATTTTCTGTATGAATATAAAGAAACTCATATAATGGTGCTATCAGGATCTACCGTGTTTTTGAGCTACATTGTGGGAACAGAACAAAATATGGCGCCTAGTCCTAAATGGGATTTGTATTTATAGATGAAAAAAATGATTAGACCAAAACatctatcattataaacaaattttAGAAGTAACCATCATATAATATTTGTTTTGGACTGCAGCTTGGTGATTTTAACATTCTCTCGGCAAATTTTCTTCCAAAGTGAACCTGCCTTATTTTTATAGTCACAGAAACGCTTCTCTAATATTGTCACTGAATCGATGTGATGATTTGCTAATGTTCTCTCTGTTTCCTTGCGAACAGGGCAGACAAATGTGTTTCGGCCTCGTCTGGGTTCCAAGGTGATATCAAAGCTTTGCAGAAGGCTCTGGCTACTAAGGAACAAGTAAGTCACTAAGGCTGTTGATTCCTTGAGCTGTTGAACTGGTTGTGAGACCTCCATTAAGGTTATTGTGTTTTTGCGGTTGACCACATCAACCTTATTATATTGCAATAACGTGATATTCAGATGAATTATATGTTGAGTGTTGACCATGCCATGTGTGCCATTTTTCTCTTAAATTTTAAAACTGAGAGGTCGTGTATCCTAAGAAAGAAAACTCTGTGCTTGAACTTTCCCTGAGAAAAGGTCCACCAGTTCCTAAGAATGGTGTTTTCAACAGCTCTGTATTATTCAGTTTTGCTCATGACTACGTTGGCAATGTAGCTAGCTAGAATAATGCAGGTAAGTGTTCTGACAGCCAATCCTGTAGTCAAACTCTCTGCTGCCTTTGGCACTAAGGCTCTTGCAGCTGGTGCAGATGTCTCACTTGATACTGCCACTGGGAACTTAACCAAATACAACGCTGGACTGAGGTTCACTCATGAAGACCTCATCGCATCCCTGACCCTGTGAGTTTTCAAAGTGTAGTAATCTTATATATTTAGGCGCTGTATGCGACTATTATTTGACAACGCTTAAGCTTATTTGATACTTGTAATTACTTTTTTTATGGTTAAGTGCAAATCCCTGCTTAATGCGTCTCAACTTCAAGCCGTCGTGTACCTGGTTTGGTGCATAGAAGATAGTCAAAATATTAATATATTGTCACCATGATTTCACCTTCTGAGACATTTCTCAGATGGAGTTTTTGGGAGAAGCAACTTTATAATTTTGCTTCTCTTATATTTGTTTGCAACAAACACGAGTTTCTAGGTCACTCAGATTATTGCATGTACAGAAATTGGTGAAAGTTACTGACTTTGCTaggtgtttttttttgtttcattgaAAAAAAGGGATCTTTTGCAGTAAGCTGGTGGCAATATGGCTAATATTGAGTCGTGCCTCCAGGAAGGGTTTCATGCTCGGTATTTTGGTTTTCTAATTGAGTGAAAAGTCCTATGTATAATTTTGGGTTTGATGCTCAATGTTTTGGTCTTCTAATTGAGTGAAAAGTCCTATGTATGATTTTCTTATATTAAATGAAACTGATTTCATAGCTCCTCAACAGATATAATCTCGTTTCTTTTAGGATGTTTACTGTCTTATTATTGCAGTGACTTTTCAAATTTCATGTTGCTGATCCAACCTTCTCTTACACGAACAACGGTGGAGACAGCCTTACTGGAGCTTACTACCACAAGGTGAGCGAATTGAGCAACACAGCTGTTGGGGCAGAGCTTACCCACAGCTTCTCGACCAATGAAAGCACCCTCACCTTTGGCAGGCAGCACGCTCTGGACCCACCAACCGTCTTGAAGGCCCGCATCAACAACTCTGGCAAGGCCAGCGCCCTCATCCAGCATGAGTGGAGCCCAAAGTCACTGGTCACCATCTCGGCCGAGGTCCACACAAAGACCATCGAGAAGAGCTCGAAGGTCGGGATTGCCGTGGCCCTCAAGCCCTGATTGGTTATCGAGACCCTTTTTTTTCCTCTAAGCTCCTAGCATGCCTAGTCAAGTCATCAAGTGTAACGAGCCACACTTCTTGTGGCGGAGAATTTGGACTCCACAAAAGTGAAGTGTAACGCGCCACACTTTTTGTGACGAAAACTTTGGGCTCCACAATAGTGAGGAGTTGTGGCTATAAAATAAATCTACAACATGTGAGACGGTGCTAAGAAAACATGACAGCTGAAGTGGTCAAACAATGCAAAGAATCAAAGACTAAAGATCGCTCGGCGAGTTTGCCCATGAGCCCATGAACCAAACAAGTCCATTTAGGGGCTGCAAAACTCTTATCCAATTATTTTACTTGTAGAAAACAAAGAGAGAACATCCAACCGTGCAACCCAAATGTTAGATGACTACTAGAATTGCTCAAAAAGAGTTGACCACCGCTCCCTCCAATCCAAATTATAGTTTATTTTGCTTTTTTCTGAGTCAAACTTCTCTACCGTgaacattttttttgtttttttctaagtcaaacttctctaccgCTACAAATAGTTATGCATGCATAGGTTCATGCAGCAGGCGAGGTGATTGATGGCAGCAGGTGGCCTGGTCTACCACACCATGGCACACCATGTATGCACCTGCAACTGGTCGGTGCAGCGGCGGACCAGACCATGCACCTCGGGCCAACGCGCGTGGGACTCCGGAGCACGCGTCGTGCACAGGCGCGGGCGGCTGTCCATGCTTGATCGGTTCTGGATTGTACCCGTAGAAACACTCGAGTGCTCACCGCTCGAGAAACACTCGAGTACGGTATAGTTTTACCGAAAAAAGTAAAAAAAGATGTGGGTATCAGGGTGTGGTATAGATAGACAACAGAGCAAAGCAAAGGAAGGCATGCCTGAACAGACGTCACTGGCATCCTCGTGGTTTAGATAATTCTGAAAAGATGTTATGATCTAACTTCATACAAAGGTTGCCGCATACtatggacaaggaagggaaggaaagaagaacacctaggaaaagttaggcttgggtagtagggagtgcttagaaaagcctgagtggatgtcaagtcccaagcactgTGCCCAGCTCGACGGCACGACGCACGTCGGGTCACTGTCACCGCGTGCCCCGCGGACGCCGTCGgtgtcgggcccattagcaccTTGTCCTCGCATGGCCACGACATCATGCCGactcgccgtcctcgtgcgctGTGCACCTCTACTTTTCCCATCCTCCGGTCCGCTTTTGATATTCGCCCtcgtccccgtaccggacccccctcccttctttcttcttttggggacaaggccgcccgcacgcctccctcaccgagcgaaccctctctcctctcctttatctcCCCCTCCACTCGCTTGCGCAGGAAGCACACCATGGCCGGCTATATCCCCACAACATGAATCAgcagtgtatcccatccatgccATCTCCACTTTCGGTGCGCTGCGCCCTATCTACGTTCGCCACTATAGGATGCCCTTGGTCCTTTCTCTTCTCCTTCATCCTTGTCCCTCTCGAATCTGAAGCAGAGGTAAGAGATCCAGTGgtcattgtggaactaggttcgtctgacagaagtgatggtgtaatctgagaagaaaggatctggttttcaaagaagttcaagtctagcgttggttagtttggtcttagggttaacgatgttttacttctcagcctcctgtttctggatctgttgatcatacgccatgttttggatagtcATTAtcatgttgtttctccattgctctcgtctatcccgacttctggactaagccttggttgtacttcGTGTGATTCCAGGCTTACGAAATGTAAGGGGAGTGAatcctaattcactcttttgtaaaccctcaCGTTAAGAGACATACTTGTGTTGTAGCTTCtgctctttccacctataatgcaatcctagccaatgttgtgctttgaatctaagtgtcTAAGTTGCTTGcgcccaactccatcaaatacttcttttcactaacatgtcattgatttgctggcctacaataggcaccatgtaatgacaaccaacctctatgttcgtttacagCATTGTAATGAAAAAAGTCATGTTACATTTCCTTCCCATATTTACCTGtttaatgtaccaaatagaccAACCGTTCGTACCAATGCGATGAGAAACATATTAAACATATGAGCcacctataccaagcacatcacccgcagcgaagcgcgggcagcagTGGCTAGTATTATTGATGTATATGTGTCGACGCCGAATAGAGGTCACTGTTGTTGAAACTAAAACAGTTTAGGAGAGATTGAATTTGGACTTGGAAAACAATTAGAAGCGCAAAAAGGGATCAAATTTGCACAATTGAGCAAAAACTAGATAAAATCAGCATAGGCCGGTTTCTCTGTTCACGGGGCCAGCAACAGGCCAAACCGGCTGAGGCCGGTTCTGTTAGCCTTGCCAAGCTGGTTTCGCTTGTCCGAGTGCATATCTTCTTAAATTGGATTCAAACTCTTCTAAACTAATGGGAAACATATAGATTGCAACATTGAAAGATTTACTGCTAAGATAAGAccacaccatatatatatagacacgcACGAGAGGATCACGTTCGACTAAGGTTATCCGTACACTATGGACACAAAATTAATCTACTACTCATTTTTATCTCTTCTAACCCCTTGCTGTCCAGCGTCACTCTCGATGGGAGTTGTTGGCGTTCTAGATGGCCTTGCCAATTCTAAGGCAGACTCGACGTTC
The sequence above is drawn from the Miscanthus floridulus cultivar M001 chromosome 15, ASM1932011v1, whole genome shotgun sequence genome and encodes:
- the LOC136509323 gene encoding cell number regulator 2-like, with the protein product MDSTNNPMGVQGNSRVGAWSSGLCACFADVGGCFLTLCCPCVTVGRIAEIVDMGETSCCLAAALYILIDAATGLGCLYTYTFRSKLRSQYGLPEEPCGDCCVHWCCRPLALCQEYRELKARGFDMANGWDGRKATVPPQVNQGMSR
- the LOC136507615 gene encoding mitochondrial outer membrane protein porin 1-like, which encodes MARLDPYENNGGTPSSPPTPASPSVTTSSPVTTPRSPSSWADKCVSASSGFQGDIKALQKALATKEQLARIMQVSVLTANPVVKLSAAFGTKALAAGADVSLDTATGNLTKYNAGLRFTHEDLIASLTLNNGGDSLTGAYYHKVSELSNTAVGAELTHSFSTNESTLTFGRQHALDPPTVLKARINNSGKASALIQHEWSPKSLVTISAEVHTKTIEKSSKVGIAVALKP